The DNA region ggttttcgaagACACTTTCAAATGTGCACATAATCTTTCATTTTGACTATAACGATTAATATTTTCGCtctaaaatagtaaatttgaTTTTCGAAGTCATAGATggattattaaaataaaacatatattATATAAACGTTTAACAACATTTGTGCTTCATTAACAACGTGATGGGCACTATGTAGTCAGGGTGTTTGAAATCTCTAACCTTTCTGCTCAGAGAAGCACTGTAGGAGATTTAATGTTTACGAGCATCgaaccatttttttaatctaAAAATCATGATTTTGGTGCTAAATATTAGTAATTTAACGGTTTCACATCACAAATTGCCAACATTTCAACGAAAATGTGCCTTTTCCGTATGTTGGAACAACTGAACATCGTTGTACTAATTATCGCCGTATGCCATGGATTCTTTGTTTACAACTGTCATTTTGGTCGTAATGCAAAGTTTACAAGGGGATAAATAGGGTTTCTCGTTGTTGTTTTAGTTCACCAGAATcagtttcatcaaaataacagacaaaaatgaagattttaatgGCTTTCATACGAAAAAAGCTTCACCTGAGCACCGCTCCTATGGTCATATTGCCAAGTGCACATTTACTTCCCTGGCCGCTCATAATTGAACAAGTCTCGATCAGAATGTGAGCCGTTCTCAAACACATTGGGCTAATGGCTACGATTCTTCAATGAAACCGGCTTCACAACACATACCAATTGTGCTTTGGTGTAGATTGCACGATCTTGATTTACGCTTTGGTGTAAATATGCACGTTTAGTTGCCTGCAGCGGCAGTAATAACACTTATGGCAATTTTGCTGGGAACATTTTAGCCATAATGGGATCCTTGAGAATTGCAATTGgaattttctattatttgaaataattggaattggaatggttaattggattttttcattatttctatTTCTAACAGGAcatcaacattttaaaacaaaatttacaaCAATCTAATCGGTACATCGATGACACATTGTAGCCATAACTGGTAAACTTAACATAATTTAATATTCTTATTTATGATTTGCAAACTTCCCACTCATCATCGATGATGATCAATCATATCTTTATTTGAACATTAGCGGAATGTTTGCATCATCGTATGCTTCAAACACAACGGCCTTAGTTGTTTTGGCATACTAACTGCAGATATTCTGTTCAATAAGTCGTTAATACTTGGTAAACATTAACTACATTGATTAACGTGATTGTTAACAGCAACTTTATAACTAATAATGATGTCCCAACCATCAAGAAAATAACCCAGTATAGTAAAGACGGTAAATATATAATAGGTAATAAAATTAGTTACAAGGTCTGACTAGCCTGTACTACATCACCACGTAAGCCATTACACCATGTATGAGTACAAAGAAATTAGTTAATTTGGCAACCATTTCGATTTATTACAGTTAATTATAAGCCTTAAAGCTAAACCTTTTTGGCACCAAGCAATACAAATGGTCTGTTAATGTTGCGTCGTATTGTTTATTATTCTAACACGTGCCTAGTTGCAACCAGTTGATGATCAAACGAAAACTGAATTCCAAAGGCATAAAACTCAAAACACGTGGGGTTAAGAGGCCAGCACCATCATCCACGGTCCAAAACGAGTATGGAGCAATTGTGCCATTGAGGTTTGAGAGTGCTTTGGCTAGCATAAATACGTGTACATGTTGATTATATGCATCTTCAATAAAATCAGATATCTGATGTGCAAAAGCTGTGCAACAACTTCCCAAATAAATACCACTGGACGCTGAAACcccgtgtgctgtgtgtttatTCGAGCATTCGGTTGCATTGGATGGCTCTTCTGTGGCACAGGCTTGACATATTTCGGGACGGTCTGTCGGTTTGTAGCTTCCTAAATTGAGACAATTGCTTTGCTCCAGATAGTCGTCAAGGCTGACCTGTGAAACGGGGTCGGATGGATCGGATCGGATGCGCGTGACGAAATCAATCGCTCGACCGGATGATACTGTAATACGCTAGATGAGAGCCGTGGTCGTGATATTACCCCATTAGAGTCAAGGTAAGGTACTGATAGCAGTTGCGGTTAGATAAGAAGTGAAATTTATTTGCCGAACTAGTCAAGATCTGTTTACTACATGCTATAATTTTATCACTTTTCCCCTCCCTGCCCACAGATCTGTTAAAGCTGATtcatctctctccctctctctctctccattttTACCATATCATGTTAGCAGAGCTGTCGTCTTAAGCACGAATAGAACCATCCTCCTGCCGACGCTCTAACCGAGCGCCTTAACGCCTGCCACCACCGGTAGGGCCTTCTCTGCTGCCTTGAACACTCGCTTGCCGGCTCCCTCCTGTGGACAATGAAGTTTTAACAAACATCAGCAACAGTGAGCCTTGTTGTAGAAGTTCCTCCGCACGGTGCAACCCATCTAGTACTTACAATTTTCTTTCCCAGCTTCTTCAGCCGTCCCGCTTCCGTCTGACTGCAGAGCAACAGCACTGCCAGCACGACAAAGATGAAGATCTTGGAGAAGTTCATTGTTGTTGGGTTGtttggtggttggttggtcTCTGGGTTGATAAGATGTTTGCTGCAGGAACGCTTTGAACCGACTGTTGATACCTTTGCATCGATTAGCTCCGTTTTATATACCAAAAAGCGTTACCCCGGAATTCCTGGGGATCCCCGTACAATCGATCAAAGGAATAATACGCGCGCGTTcgatgaatgtttttttttctttctttcgacCGTTTCAAACCTCAAAAAGTCCCCTTTTCCGTGCGCCCTACGAGATGAGGGGGGATTCCCACCGCACGGAAAAGGGGAATACCACAGAGCATCCTGTACAAACACCAACCGAAAGGAAGTAGAAAGTGCAGTATCGCGTGtaggagaaagaaagaacagaCAATCCTTTGTGAAGGTGCGCCACCCCTTTCCATTCTAATGTAATTTTTATCTTATCGCATTAGAACGCACATGTTAAAATACAGGGGGTAGGGGAGACACCGTTGGAAAGTTGATTGTTTTCTCGACAAATGAAGACGGCGCAGGTAAACAGCGGCTGTGTTTTACTTTCCTTGGAGAGTTCGTCGATACTGTTGCCTTCCGGTGAGCAAACAGCGTCAACAGCGGAATAACGCACAACAAAAGTGTTGTGGCGTGTTTCGAAAGTTTATACAAAGCACAAACCCTTTCGCCTATTGTAATATAACGTTCAAACTCATCTCGGAAGAGCCGCAAACAAAGCAGCATGATTAATTTACACACCAGTTATTCGCGTAGATCGGTATAATTATTGCTGTGCTTCTTATGTTCTCATTCTTGCGCAGCCGTGGCATTCGGGGTTCACAAGGTGGGTGATTCCCCATTCGCAAATACTCTGCAGTAGAAGTGCTTGCTGCTCTCGTGTCTGGTCTTTACATCTCGTGCTCACAAGACAAATATAGACGTCGAGCCAGAGACAcgctgagcagcagcagcagccgcaattAAACAGTAACATCGATGGAACGTTCCTCAGACACATCTGCTTATCGTGGTGCTTGCTCTGGTACCGAGGGAATCCCCGGGACCGATCCGAAACGTCGATGGTGCGCTTTCGTCGCTTTAAATAGCTTTCTCTGAGGCTGCAACATCAACCAGTTCAGCCTGAGATCTCTTCCCGTGTGGAGCAAATCGATTCCCAGTGCATCTGTGTCCGAAACCAAAAGCTAACAATGAACTTCACCAAGCTGTTCATCCTGGTGGCGATTGCGGTCCTGGTGGTCGTTGGCGTACAGCCAGTCGATGGTGCGCCGCGGTGGAAGTTCGGCAAGCGGTTGGTAAGAAtaacatttgtttttcttttcttcttcttcttgggcATACACCAGAAATTGTGATtctaaccatttttttttctattattctGATTCACAGGAGAAGCTCGGACGCAATGTGTTTCGGGCGGCTAAGAAAGCGCTGCCCGTCATTGCCGGCTACAA from Anopheles coluzzii chromosome X, AcolN3, whole genome shotgun sequence includes:
- the LOC120953727 gene encoding cecropin-A gives rise to the protein MNFSKIFIFVVLAVLLLCSQTEAGRLKKLGKKIEGAGKRVFKAAEKALPVVAGVKALG
- the LOC120953718 gene encoding cecropin-B, with the protein product MNFTKLFILVAIAVLVVVGVQPVDGAPRWKFGKRLEKLGRNVFRAAKKALPVIAGYKALG